In a genomic window of Bacteroidota bacterium:
- the holA gene encoding DNA polymerase III subunit delta encodes MAKKAEGLTFEKISSEIKAKIYKPVYFLEGEEPYYIDLIADLIAENVLDESEREFNQSILYGKDIDSVRLISEAKRFPMMAERQVLIIKEAQEIKDLEKTTKVTVGTKRKEEEINLLEEYIKNPQPTTLLVICFKYKTLDKRKSLGKTLVQSGYLFNSTKLYENELPGWIEKYSKGQGLRIQPKAAFLIAEYLGNDLSRISNEIEKLKINLKGRTEISVEDVQNFIGISKDYNVFELQNAIGKRDVVKANQIINYFAANPKENPFVFVIANFYSFFSKLLLYHGAPDKSQYVVSSVMGIKPFFLKDYESASRIYTTDKLRKIIGYLREYDLKSKGMDAGDVESGELMKELLFKILHC; translated from the coding sequence ATGGCAAAGAAAGCAGAGGGTCTTACTTTCGAAAAAATAAGTAGCGAAATAAAGGCTAAAATTTATAAACCGGTTTATTTTTTAGAAGGGGAAGAACCTTACTACATTGATTTAATTGCCGATTTAATTGCCGAAAATGTTTTGGACGAAAGTGAACGTGAATTTAATCAAAGCATACTTTACGGAAAGGATATTGATTCGGTGCGACTCATAAGCGAAGCCAAGCGCTTTCCAATGATGGCCGAACGACAAGTTTTGATTATTAAGGAAGCGCAAGAAATTAAAGACCTCGAAAAAACCACCAAGGTAACTGTTGGTACTAAGCGCAAAGAAGAGGAAATTAATTTATTGGAAGAGTATATCAAAAATCCTCAACCCACTACCTTATTGGTGATATGTTTTAAATACAAAACACTCGACAAGCGAAAATCACTCGGCAAAACATTGGTACAAAGTGGTTATTTGTTTAACTCTACCAAATTGTATGAAAATGAACTCCCCGGTTGGATTGAAAAATATAGCAAAGGACAAGGTTTACGCATACAACCCAAAGCTGCTTTTTTAATTGCTGAATACCTTGGCAATGACCTTAGTCGCATTTCCAATGAAATTGAAAAACTGAAAATAAATTTAAAAGGCCGAACGGAAATTTCGGTGGAAGACGTTCAAAATTTTATTGGTATAAGCAAAGATTACAATGTATTTGAATTACAAAATGCGATTGGTAAGCGCGATGTAGTGAAGGCCAATCAAATTATCAATTACTTTGCTGCAAATCCCAAAGAAAATCCTTTTGTTTTTGTTATTGCTAATTTTTATTCCTTTTTCAGTAAACTCTTATTGTACCATGGAGCGCCCGATAAGTCGCAGTATGTAGTTTCGAGTGTGATGGGAATAAAGCCCTTTTTTTTAAAAGACTATGAATCAGCCAGCAGAATATATACCACTGATAAATTGCGCAAAATTATAGGATACTTGCGCGAATACGATTTAAAATCAAAAGGTATGGATGCCGGTGATGTTGAATCGGGTGAATTAATGAAAGAGTTGTTATTTAAAATTCTTCATTGCTAA
- a CDS encoding type I restriction enzyme HsdR N-terminal domain-containing protein produces the protein MYPTLNLPAYAVKLKNHSQRTQIFDRIRKKFVALTPEEWVRQHVVNYLIEHKNFPASRIAIESSLKYNQLLRRPDIVYYDNDLKPTLIVECKATDVKISQTTFDQIARYNMPLRVNYLLVTNGIQHFCCRMEYEKEEVIFLKELPDFSQL, from the coding sequence ATGTACCCAACACTCAATCTTCCTGCTTATGCCGTAAAGCTAAAAAACCATTCTCAAAGAACGCAAATTTTTGATAGAATCAGAAAGAAATTTGTTGCACTTACACCCGAAGAATGGGTACGGCAGCACGTAGTAAATTATTTAATTGAGCATAAAAATTTTCCGGCTTCACGTATTGCAATTGAGTCATCACTAAAATACAATCAATTGTTGAGGCGACCTGATATAGTGTATTATGACAATGATTTGAAACCTACGTTAATTGTTGAATGTAAAGCAACTGATGTGAAAATTTCACAAACAACCTTTGATCAAATAGCTCGCTACAACATGCCCTTAAGGGTAAATTATTTGCTGGTTACCAATGGAATTCAGCATTTTTGTTGCAGAATGGAATATGAAAAAGAAGAAGTTATTTTTTTGAAAGAACTTCCTGATTTCTCACAATTATAG
- a CDS encoding 4-hydroxy-tetrahydrodipicolinate synthase, producing MNKVFKGTGVAIVTPFKSDFTVDEPALTKLVNHLIDGKVDYLVILGTTGESVTLTKDEKVQVTNCVIAATKRRVPLVLGIGGNNTAEVTHQLKTTNVEGLDAILSVSPSYNKPNQEGIYQHFKAIADASPLPVILYNVPGRTGSNMSSETTLRLANDFKKFIGIKEASGNLEQCMRIAKNKPKDFLLISGDDNLTIPMMAIGAKGVISVVANAFPFETSEAVRYALKQDFEKASASYFQLMEITDLLFADGSPGGVKAVLKKLNICGDTVRLPLMNVSKNVEDKLGTLINALQVASV from the coding sequence ATGAACAAAGTATTTAAAGGTACAGGAGTTGCAATAGTAACTCCGTTTAAAAGCGATTTCACGGTGGATGAACCAGCCTTAACAAAATTGGTAAATCACCTCATTGATGGAAAGGTTGATTACCTTGTAATATTAGGAACAACTGGTGAATCAGTTACTTTAACGAAGGATGAAAAAGTACAAGTAACAAATTGTGTTATTGCGGCAACAAAGAGAAGGGTGCCTTTGGTTTTGGGAATAGGTGGAAACAATACTGCCGAAGTTACACATCAATTAAAGACCACAAACGTTGAAGGTTTGGATGCAATACTTTCGGTTTCTCCATCCTATAATAAGCCCAATCAGGAAGGAATTTACCAGCATTTTAAAGCCATTGCCGATGCATCACCGCTTCCTGTGATTTTGTATAATGTGCCAGGTCGAACCGGTTCAAATATGAGCTCAGAAACAACTTTGCGATTGGCAAATGATTTTAAAAAATTTATTGGCATTAAGGAAGCAAGCGGTAATTTGGAGCAATGTATGCGTATCGCTAAAAATAAACCAAAAGATTTTTTACTCATTTCTGGCGACGATAATTTAACTATACCAATGATGGCAATAGGAGCGAAGGGAGTAATTTCTGTTGTAGCCAATGCTTTTCCTTTTGAAACTTCAGAAGCTGTGCGCTATGCTTTGAAGCAAGATTTTGAAAAGGCTAGTGCAAGCTATTTTCAGCTTATGGAAATCACCGATTTACTCTTTGCCGATGGTAGTCCGGGTGGAGTGAAAGCTGTTTTAAAAAAGTTAAATATTTGTGGTGATACTGTTCGATTACCTTTGATGAATGTTAGTAAAAATGTAGAAGATAAATTAGGCACACTAATTAACGCATTGCAAGTGGCTTCGGTTTAA
- the ligA gene encoding NAD-dependent DNA ligase LigA codes for MTSEEAKAKIEALSTLLEEHNYKYYILASPSISDFEFDTLLNELIALERQFPEYLYSNSPTQRVGGGITKEFKTVVHTYPMLSLGNTYSQEEIADFDNRIRKVITEEFEYVCELKFDGVAIGLTYKNGELIRAVTRGDGVQGDDVTTNVRTIKTIPLRLSGNNFPEEFEIRGEIFMPHVSFEAINKEREEIDEAPLANPRNAASGSLKIQDSSVVAKRNLDCYLYAIYGDNLPFTTHAESLKAAKEWGFKTSPHTRICKSLEEVTIFINQWNEERNKLEFDIDGIVLKVNNYRQQQVLGFTSKTPRWAISYKFKAEQASTKLSSIVYQVGRTGAITPVANLQPVLLAGTIVKRASLHNADIIEKLDIRVGDTVFVEKGGEIIPKIIGVDLQKRAAESIPTHYAENCPECGTQLIRREGEANHYCPNELGCAPQIKGKIEHFVSRKAMNIDSLGAETIEQLFDAMLVFNCADIYDLKEAQLLRLERMAQKSVNNLLQGIELSKQVPFERVLYAIGIRHVGETVAKKIAYNFKSIDGLLAQLDQLEQVDEIGPRIAKSIINYFADARNVEIVNRLKAHGLKFELTEEQTQHFSEKLKGLSFVVSGVFSKFNRDDVKKLIEQNGGKNVGSISAKTSYVLAGENMGPAKLEKAEKLGIKIINEEEFLALLNDKQ; via the coding sequence ATGACATCTGAAGAAGCAAAAGCAAAAATTGAAGCTTTATCAACCCTGCTGGAAGAACATAATTATAAGTATTATATACTAGCAAGTCCGAGTATTAGCGACTTTGAATTTGATACCTTATTAAATGAGCTTATTGCACTTGAAAGGCAATTTCCAGAGTATTTGTACTCGAACTCTCCAACTCAACGTGTAGGTGGAGGAATAACCAAAGAGTTTAAAACAGTGGTGCATACTTATCCAATGTTGTCGCTGGGAAATACATATTCGCAAGAAGAAATAGCAGATTTTGATAACCGAATTCGTAAAGTTATTACTGAAGAATTTGAGTATGTGTGTGAATTAAAATTTGATGGAGTTGCCATTGGATTGACCTATAAGAATGGAGAATTGATAAGAGCTGTGACGAGAGGAGATGGAGTTCAGGGTGACGATGTAACAACAAATGTGCGTACTATAAAAACGATTCCTCTAAGATTGTCGGGTAATAACTTTCCGGAGGAGTTTGAAATTCGAGGAGAAATTTTTATGCCACATGTTTCGTTTGAGGCAATTAATAAAGAGCGCGAAGAAATTGATGAAGCTCCATTGGCCAATCCCCGAAATGCAGCATCCGGAAGTTTAAAAATTCAAGATTCAAGCGTTGTTGCTAAACGCAATTTAGATTGTTATTTATATGCAATTTATGGTGACAATCTGCCTTTCACAACGCATGCAGAAAGTTTGAAAGCAGCAAAGGAATGGGGATTTAAAACTTCGCCACATACACGAATTTGTAAATCGCTCGAAGAGGTCACAATTTTTATTAATCAATGGAACGAAGAACGAAATAAATTGGAGTTCGACATTGACGGAATAGTATTAAAAGTGAATAACTATCGGCAACAACAAGTGCTGGGTTTCACTAGTAAAACGCCACGTTGGGCTATTTCCTATAAGTTTAAAGCTGAGCAAGCGTCCACTAAACTCAGTTCGATTGTTTATCAAGTTGGGCGAACAGGTGCAATTACACCGGTTGCTAATTTACAACCAGTATTACTTGCCGGAACCATTGTGAAGCGGGCATCCTTGCACAATGCCGACATTATCGAAAAGTTGGATATTCGAGTTGGGGATACTGTATTTGTGGAAAAAGGTGGCGAAATTATTCCCAAAATAATAGGTGTCGATTTACAAAAAAGAGCTGCAGAAAGCATACCTACACACTATGCTGAAAACTGTCCTGAATGCGGAACTCAACTGATAAGAAGAGAAGGAGAGGCAAATCATTACTGTCCAAATGAGCTCGGTTGTGCACCTCAAATAAAGGGAAAGATTGAGCATTTTGTGAGTCGAAAAGCAATGAACATCGATAGTTTGGGAGCTGAAACCATTGAACAATTATTTGATGCAATGCTTGTTTTTAATTGTGCAGATATTTATGATTTAAAGGAAGCTCAGTTATTGCGACTTGAGCGTATGGCGCAAAAAAGTGTGAATAATTTATTACAGGGTATTGAATTGTCAAAACAAGTTCCATTTGAACGTGTGTTATATGCCATTGGAATACGTCATGTTGGAGAAACAGTAGCAAAAAAAATTGCCTACAACTTTAAATCTATTGATGGCTTACTAGCTCAATTAGATCAACTTGAACAGGTAGATGAAATTGGTCCTCGAATAGCAAAAAGTATCATCAATTATTTTGCTGACGCTCGAAATGTTGAAATTGTAAATCGCTTAAAAGCACATGGTTTAAAGTTTGAACTTACTGAAGAACAAACCCAACATTTTTCAGAAAAGCTTAAAGGCTTGTCTTTTGTTGTTTCAGGAGTGTTTTCAAAATTTAACCGCGACGATGTAAAGAAACTAATTGAACAAAACGGAGGCAAGAATGTGGGGTCCATTTCGGCCAAAACATCTTATGTTTTAGCAGGTGAGAATATGGGTCCGGCAAAACTTGAAAAGGCTGAAAAACTAGGAATTAAAATAATAAATGAAGAGGAATTTTTAGCACTGCTTAATGACAAACAGTAA
- the prmC gene encoding peptide chain release factor N(5)-glutamine methyltransferase codes for MEFYYHLHLSERYDKEEIQIFYFLSCEYLVGLTRAAVHLSKEKNLDDNKLSKFYSIVNQLKQEQPIQYILGETEFYGLKFFVNENVLIPRQETEELVHWIIQDYKNKSQVQILDIGTGSGCIPISLAHFLPQAKLQSLDVSESALELAAKNATINNTAVLFHQSDILGKKFPANFETGSFDCIVSNPPYIRSSEKVQMSKNVLNFEPHLALFVNDETPLLFYEAIANFAQAYLKKEGNIYFEINEALGNEVVTLLESKAFRAIELKQDLNGKDRMIKASK; via the coding sequence ATGGAGTTTTATTATCATTTACACCTTAGTGAACGCTATGATAAAGAAGAAATACAAATTTTTTATTTTTTATCATGTGAATATTTAGTTGGATTAACGCGAGCAGCAGTGCACTTAAGCAAGGAGAAAAATTTAGACGACAATAAGCTCAGCAAATTTTATTCTATAGTAAATCAATTAAAGCAAGAGCAGCCAATTCAATACATCTTAGGAGAAACTGAGTTTTACGGATTGAAATTTTTCGTAAATGAAAATGTGCTGATTCCAAGACAAGAAACGGAAGAGTTAGTTCATTGGATTATTCAGGATTATAAAAATAAATCTCAAGTACAAATTCTAGATATAGGAACAGGAAGTGGCTGTATCCCGATTTCATTAGCCCATTTTTTACCTCAAGCAAAGCTTCAATCATTGGATGTTTCAGAAAGTGCATTAGAACTAGCTGCTAAGAATGCAACCATAAATAATACAGCTGTTTTATTTCATCAATCAGATATACTGGGCAAAAAATTTCCTGCAAATTTTGAAACCGGCTCGTTTGATTGCATTGTAAGTAATCCTCCTTATATCCGCAGTTCTGAGAAAGTACAAATGAGTAAGAATGTACTAAATTTTGAACCACACTTAGCCTTGTTTGTTAACGATGAAACTCCTTTACTTTTTTATGAAGCGATTGCTAATTTTGCTCAAGCATATTTAAAGAAAGAGGGAAATATTTATTTTGAAATAAATGAGGCGTTGGGAAATGAAGTAGTTACCTTACTTGAAAGCAAGGCTTTTAGAGCGATTGAGTTGAAACAGGATTTGAACGGAAAAGACAGAATGATAAAGGCGAGCAAGTAA
- a CDS encoding tetratricopeptide repeat protein produces the protein MKGLLNFLFLLIATSIVASEVQSQDSLNKLLGDASVNDTLKVEAYIHLASLNLDAAPNKSMEYSKEALKLSSRINFPNGFLNASGWIAYLYEQFGEIDSAIYYNEKALVLARKLYKLDDQAAILNNLAAIYKNQGKIDQALSLHQQGLKIRLALKDKSGIATVFNNMALIYSNQGKIPLALKHFSLALKMYELINDLDGVSTVLQNTGAVYKEQNEYPKALEYYKRALSINIKAGDNYSIAYSLGAIGNLFEKNSRLDSALIYHFKSMSIRKNIDDKQGLSYSLLNIGRVQNLLGNTDTAQYYFEQSLNGFENLGDKWGMASVTNLLGGLFLKIGRANSAENYLLRSMQLSRELGYPTEIRNAAGNLHLLYRQQSNWQEALTMNDLYIKMRDSVLNDNNRKAYLTNQFQYEYSLKENLLKSQQEKRDALGRAEIAKQKLVRNGFMAGFVVVLLFALVFFSQRNKIRDGKKLSDTLLLNILPEEIAEELKKNGTSEARQIDNVTVLFTDFKGFTQLSERLSPKELVAEIDTCFREFDNIMNKYGVEKIKTIGDAYMAAGGIPMPNQTHPIDVVMAALEIREFMLHRNKQVTSSDSKIEKVLEIRIGIHTGPVIAGIVGSKKYSYDIWGDTVNTASRMESSGEPGQINISGSTYDLIKDKFACTYRGKIPAKNKGAIDMYFVE, from the coding sequence ATGAAAGGACTACTTAATTTTCTGTTTTTACTTATCGCTACTTCTATAGTTGCTTCAGAAGTTCAATCACAGGATTCCTTGAATAAACTATTAGGCGATGCTTCAGTCAATGATACACTGAAAGTAGAAGCATACATACACTTAGCTTCACTTAATCTTGATGCAGCACCGAATAAGTCGATGGAGTATAGTAAAGAGGCTTTAAAATTGTCGTCGAGAATAAATTTTCCAAATGGCTTTCTCAACGCAAGCGGATGGATTGCGTACTTGTATGAGCAGTTTGGTGAAATTGACTCAGCAATTTATTACAATGAGAAGGCACTAGTTTTAGCTAGGAAACTTTATAAGTTGGATGATCAAGCTGCAATTCTTAATAACCTAGCTGCTATTTATAAAAATCAAGGAAAAATTGACCAAGCTCTTTCACTTCATCAACAAGGTTTAAAAATAAGGCTTGCCTTAAAAGACAAATCCGGTATAGCTACTGTTTTCAATAACATGGCTTTAATTTATTCGAATCAAGGAAAAATCCCTTTAGCGCTTAAACATTTCAGCCTTGCATTAAAAATGTACGAATTGATAAACGATTTGGATGGTGTATCTACGGTATTGCAAAATACAGGTGCAGTTTATAAGGAGCAGAATGAATATCCCAAAGCACTCGAATATTATAAACGGGCGCTATCAATCAATATCAAAGCGGGCGATAACTACTCAATTGCCTATTCATTAGGAGCGATAGGTAATTTATTTGAAAAAAATTCAAGACTCGATTCCGCGCTGATTTATCATTTTAAATCGATGTCAATACGAAAAAATATTGACGACAAACAAGGGCTGTCTTATTCATTGCTGAATATAGGAAGGGTTCAAAATTTATTAGGCAACACCGATACAGCGCAATATTATTTTGAGCAAAGTTTGAATGGGTTTGAAAACTTGGGTGATAAATGGGGTATGGCTTCAGTCACCAATTTATTAGGAGGATTGTTTTTAAAAATTGGAAGAGCGAATTCAGCCGAAAACTATTTGCTTCGTTCTATGCAGCTATCCCGTGAATTGGGTTATCCAACCGAAATTAGAAATGCCGCCGGAAATTTGCATTTGTTATATCGGCAACAAAGTAATTGGCAGGAAGCTTTAACAATGAATGACTTGTATATTAAAATGCGTGATAGTGTGTTGAACGACAACAATCGTAAAGCCTATCTAACAAATCAATTTCAATATGAGTATAGTTTAAAAGAAAATTTACTTAAGTCGCAGCAAGAAAAAAGGGATGCTTTGGGGCGTGCCGAAATTGCGAAACAAAAATTAGTAAGAAATGGATTCATGGCTGGATTTGTTGTTGTTTTACTTTTTGCTTTGGTGTTTTTTTCGCAACGGAATAAAATTAGAGATGGTAAAAAATTGAGCGATACTTTATTGCTCAATATTTTGCCCGAAGAAATAGCCGAAGAACTAAAAAAGAATGGAACTTCAGAAGCTAGACAAATAGATAATGTAACTGTTTTGTTTACCGATTTTAAGGGCTTTACCCAATTATCAGAAAGGTTGTCTCCAAAAGAACTTGTAGCCGAAATTGACACTTGTTTTAGGGAGTTTGATAACATTATGAATAAATATGGAGTAGAAAAAATAAAAACCATTGGTGATGCATATATGGCGGCCGGTGGCATTCCTATGCCGAATCAAACGCACCCTATAGACGTTGTAATGGCTGCATTAGAAATACGCGAGTTTATGTTACACAGAAACAAACAAGTTACTTCCTCAGATTCAAAAATTGAAAAAGTTTTGGAGATTCGTATAGGCATACATACAGGCCCTGTAATTGCCGGAATTGTTGGTAGTAAAAAATATTCATACGACATTTGGGGCGATACCGTAAATACAGCATCCAGAATGGAGTCGAGTGGAGAGCCCGGCCAAATTAATATTAGTGGTAGTACTTACGATTTAATTAAAGATAAATTTGCATGCACTTACAGGGGAAAAATCCCTGCTAAGAATAAAGGGGCTATCGATATGTACTTTGTTGAATAA
- a CDS encoding class I SAM-dependent rRNA methyltransferase, with translation MQQAYPKVILSSGKDQSLRRFHPWVFSGAIKKIKNSVGKEIEPSEGELVSVVSNHDEFLGIGHYQLGSIAVRVFSFEECEINQAFWDAKIAAAYNLRKVLNLTSNAETNVYRLLHAEGDGMPGLIIDFYNGTAVLQTHSIGMHLIKKEICQSLQKVYGKTLHAIYDKSEETMPKQSAVKAENGVLWGETKTNEVKEYGNLFSIDWASGQKTGFFIDQRENRNLLAQYCKGKSVANTFCYSGGFSVFAMRAGATLVHSVDSSKKAIELTDKNIELNKSFFPKQSEHASFAIDTFDFLETAANKYDVIILDPPAFAKHQNVKHNAVQGYKRLNAEAFKKIKAGGILFTFSCSQVVDTNLFNSTVMAAAIIAKRKVHVLHYLNQPQDHAPSIFHPEGAYLKGLVLYVE, from the coding sequence ATGCAACAGGCTTATCCAAAAGTAATTTTAAGTTCCGGAAAAGATCAATCACTCAGAAGGTTTCATCCTTGGGTGTTTTCGGGCGCTATTAAGAAAATAAAAAATTCTGTAGGCAAAGAAATAGAACCTTCTGAAGGCGAATTAGTAAGTGTCGTGAGCAATCATGATGAGTTTTTAGGAATTGGACATTATCAATTGGGTAGCATTGCTGTTCGGGTTTTTTCGTTTGAAGAATGTGAGATTAACCAAGCATTTTGGGATGCTAAAATTGCTGCAGCTTATAATTTACGTAAAGTTTTAAATTTAACATCCAATGCCGAAACCAATGTGTATCGCTTGCTTCACGCTGAAGGTGATGGAATGCCCGGATTAATTATAGATTTTTACAACGGCACTGCCGTGCTGCAAACACATTCAATTGGCATGCACCTTATTAAAAAGGAAATTTGCCAATCGCTTCAAAAAGTGTATGGTAAAACCTTACATGCAATATACGATAAGAGTGAAGAAACAATGCCAAAGCAATCTGCGGTTAAAGCTGAGAATGGGGTACTCTGGGGCGAAACAAAAACTAATGAAGTAAAAGAATACGGAAATTTATTTTCGATTGATTGGGCAAGTGGACAAAAAACAGGCTTCTTTATTGATCAGCGCGAAAACCGGAATTTACTTGCTCAGTATTGCAAAGGAAAATCTGTAGCTAATACTTTTTGTTACTCCGGTGGTTTTTCAGTATTTGCTATGCGTGCTGGTGCTACTTTAGTGCATAGTGTTGATAGTTCAAAAAAAGCAATTGAGCTCACCGATAAAAATATTGAACTCAATAAAAGTTTTTTTCCAAAGCAATCTGAGCATGCTTCTTTTGCTATTGACACCTTTGATTTTTTAGAAACTGCTGCCAATAAATACGATGTAATTATACTAGATCCTCCTGCTTTTGCAAAACACCAAAACGTAAAACACAATGCCGTACAAGGCTATAAACGCTTAAATGCTGAGGCGTTTAAAAAAATAAAAGCAGGTGGAATTTTGTTTACTTTTTCCTGTTCGCAAGTGGTCGACACCAATTTATTTAATAGTACCGTTATGGCTGCAGCAATCATAGCCAAACGAAAAGTACATGTATTGCACTATTTAAATCAACCACAGGATCATGCGCCCAGTATTTTTCATCCGGAAGGCGCTTATTTAAAAGGCTTGGTGCTTTATGTTGAATAA